The window GCAGCAAAAATCAACTCGGTAATTCCGAGCGTCATCTGGCTCAGGGCGGCTTGTTGCAAGGCGCCCAGGACAACTTGGCTGCCTAGGCTATGCGCAACCACGATGATCCTTGAGACCTTTCCCTCCTTCTTCATCAGCTGGAGAAGCTCGAACAGGCCATCCGGCGCGAACAGAGCACTTTCGCGGTCGTAGTCGTAGTCCTTCCATCCGCCCTTGGACGGCCAAGAGTACATCATGACACGGCCTTTATAGTTGGCGTCAAAGGCAATTTGTGCCGCCTTGAAGGCTGCGTCGGAAAAAGCAACGTTATAGCCATGCACAAAAAGCATCAGGCTGTCGGCCGGATTAGCTATAGCGGCGGCAAACTCTTCGCGTGAGAGCCGATTCAGCTTCTGAATTCGGAAGTGCTTTCGGTCGTCCTCCGCCTGGGGTATCCCGAACCAACTCTCGGGCGTTTCCACTTCGCCCATCTTGTGAACGATCGGAATACTGACCGTCACGTAACCAAAGGTATTGGTGGCAGAACGAGCATAGGAGATTTGGCTTAATTCAAGTCCAGGCCCGCCCATCACCACACGATTCGTTGCGAAGTAGACTGGCACCAGACCCTTTATGGCCGACTTGTTGACCACCACCTCGGCTCCGGTGGCGCTCTTGTCGGGAGGCGCCTCCTGGCTCGCCTCGCCAGTGGTCGGTCGCCATGGCCGATAGCCATGATAGTGCCGGACATGATGGTAGTACCCTGGGCCATAGCGATAGCCGTATTTCTTGAACGCGCTCCCATGTTTCTGGAGCGCTTTATGTACGTGCGGCGGCTTGGCCGGCTGTGGGGCCGGACCCGGGTGGGCACAACCGGTCGCAAGCGCGCAGAACAAGACAACGAGCACTGTCCGAACCCTTTGGAAAGCGTGGCCGAGCCGATGCAGCCGGTTCGAAGCGTGAATTGGCAAGGCAAGCATGTGCACCTACTTCGCAAGGATCTGAGAAACGTTGACCGTAGCGCCCAGCCATCCGCGATACCTGTCGACAGCAGGACCGCTGGTGAGGCTGTAAGTGAAGCGAGCCTGCGCTCCGCCATCGTTGATCGCGCAAGCGATATTGCCGGCGCCATTGGCGGTCTCGACATGCCATGAGCACCCTGTGATGCGGTAGCCGGGCTCAGCAGGGAAAGTCTCGGCGTAGTCCGCCGAATGCTCGGCAAATACGACCGGATGATCGTCCTTGGTTTTGTCCACCGTATACGAGCGCTCGATCTGCTTCGGTTCGACGAGCTGGGACACCGGAACGTTCACGATCAGGCGGCGGTCTTCGGGCAGAATCGTGTGGATCGCTCCGGCGAGAATTTCGGGGATCTTCATGCCGGCATTGGCTTGCGTCTGCACCTGCGTGGAATTCAGCTTGCTCCAATTCTCAAACGAGATCGTTGTGTCGACCCACTTCGTCCAGCAAACAGACGGCTGGGGAATGGCCGTAATCATGCTGTACAGAGGGCTTGCGGTAATCACGGTGGCGGGAATGATGAAGTTGACGCCAGAAACCTGTGCCTCGTTCCACTTGACGATGCCGCCGACCGCGATCCCCAGGAGTGCGCCGAACTCGTTGAATGCGGGCCCTCCGCTGTTGCCGACGTTCATGACCGTGTCGGTCTGCCAGCGACCGTTCGGGCTAGTCTGGTTGCTTATCAGACCGCTCGATATGCTCAGATCCAGATCGAGGGGATAACCGAGCAGATACAGTTGTGTCCCCATTGGAGCTTGCTGGTTATCGTCGATCACCGGCATCGGACAACGTGAGGCGCCACCACTGTTACCGGCCGGCTGCGACAATTCAAGGAGTGCCAGGTCCCTGGCATCATCGCGGTGAACCGCGGTGACCTTGATCGGGTTTGCGTTGCGCGACCCGAGGCGGGCATCGACCTCGAAGCTCTTGTAGTTCTCCTCACGTCCGATCACATGGCTATTGGTCAGCACCAGGCTATCGCCGATCAATAGCCCTGAGCCGCCGCCGACCTCCTGCTTGCCGTTATACATCACGCCGACAAACTGGACGTGAACCGTCCTGACGTTATACCGCGCGGCAATCTGCACTGCCGCGCGGTCTGCTCGCGCGGGCGCGCACATGAGTACAAACAGGCCGAATGTCAGGAGGGATAGAACGTTCTGACAGCGGCGATATCGAGTGGGCTTAATTGTCCGTTTCCGTTCCATGCTGGATTACAATAGTTCATGATGGAGTTGGGGTCGTATTTGGTGACTTTGTAGTCGCCGACCGAGCCTGACGCTTTTTCATTCCGGCACTGCTCCGGAGCATCATCGCGATTCTGTTCGTGCGTGAAGCCAAGCGCATGTCCGAATTCATGGACTGCAACTGCGCGAATGCAAAATTCGCGTTTGTCTCGACAGCCTTTGCTCCAATGATTGAAACTGAAATTGAGAATCATGCCAGAGGGCCTGCCGTCCAGGTACTTCCCGACGACTTCGGTGTGAGCGCCCTCATCAGCGATCCGCACGTGCAAACCGGGCGCGCCATCAGTACAGGACGGCCAGTCCTTCGCAAACCAGACGCCGCCTTGCGCCGCAGTCTCCCAAGTCTCCGCCACGGCTTTTCGCACGAGGTCGGCATATTTGCGGTCCTGCGGCCGCAGGTTTTCCCAGCAGACCGGGATTTCCTTGATGTCCCACTTGGACCCGCGAATGACCGTGCCGAACAGCTCCATTTCGGACACTCCCGAGGGAAGCGCAGGCTGAGCATTCGCACCCCAGCAGAACAGAAGCGCGAGCAGCAGGACGAGTCTGGGCAACCAGAGGCGAGA is drawn from Bradyrhizobium diazoefficiens and contains these coding sequences:
- a CDS encoding alpha/beta hydrolase — its product is MLALPIHASNRLHRLGHAFQRVRTVLVVLFCALATGCAHPGPAPQPAKPPHVHKALQKHGSAFKKYGYRYGPGYYHHVRHYHGYRPWRPTTGEASQEAPPDKSATGAEVVVNKSAIKGLVPVYFATNRVVMGGPGLELSQISYARSATNTFGYVTVSIPIVHKMGEVETPESWFGIPQAEDDRKHFRIQKLNRLSREEFAAAIANPADSLMLFVHGYNVAFSDAAFKAAQIAFDANYKGRVMMYSWPSKGGWKDYDYDRESALFAPDGLFELLQLMKKEGKVSRIIVVAHSLGSQVVLGALQQAALSQMTLGITELIFAAPDVDRDLYLQRASQIKAAAGAVTLYASSTDLALLASMKKAQSKSRMGFVTNSGPTLVPGIETIDVSAVGSEMFALNHSTYSTSRAVLDDIGRIISSSTHINPPQRTPTLRSMPDDSNTTYWMYPY
- a CDS encoding M12 family metallopeptidase, with product MELFGTVIRGSKWDIKEIPVCWENLRPQDRKYADLVRKAVAETWETAAQGGVWFAKDWPSCTDGAPGLHVRIADEGAHTEVVGKYLDGRPSGMILNFSFNHWSKGCRDKREFCIRAVAVHEFGHALGFTHEQNRDDAPEQCRNEKASGSVGDYKVTKYDPNSIMNYCNPAWNGNGQLSPLDIAAVRTFYPS
- a CDS encoding serine protease codes for the protein MQIAARYNVRTVHVQFVGVMYNGKQEVGGGSGLLIGDSLVLTNSHVIGREENYKSFEVDARLGSRNANPIKVTAVHRDDARDLALLELSQPAGNSGGASRCPMPVIDDNQQAPMGTQLYLLGYPLDLDLSISSGLISNQTSPNGRWQTDTVMNVGNSGGPAFNEFGALLGIAVGGIVKWNEAQVSGVNFIIPATVITASPLYSMITAIPQPSVCWTKWVDTTISFENWSKLNSTQVQTQANAGMKIPEILAGAIHTILPEDRRLIVNVPVSQLVEPKQIERSYTVDKTKDDHPVVFAEHSADYAETFPAEPGYRITGCSWHVETANGAGNIACAINDGGAQARFTYSLTSGPAVDRYRGWLGATVNVSQILAK